The following proteins are encoded in a genomic region of Chryseobacterium cucumeris:
- a CDS encoding polyphosphate kinase 2 family protein, producing MDTDFSDNFKVSGKFSIKKASTSYNGKLTKEEGEQMLIQEKEKLRELQEKLYADGSQSLLVVLQAMDAAGKDSMIEHVFGGVNPQGCNVTSFKTPSSKEYSHDFLWRHYLALPQKGMIGIFNRSHYESVLVCKVHPEYNLSEKTWSSVKDFDSKFWENRYESIRNFEKHLSQNGTTIVKIFLHVSKDEQKQRLLDRIDEQEKNWKFSAGDLPERALFGQYMEAYEEAINETSKDYAPWYVIPADSKWFARVAAIQIIIDTLEKMNLKYPTLSDKDRQELQESKRQLESE from the coding sequence ATGGACACCGACTTCTCAGATAACTTTAAGGTAAGTGGAAAATTTTCTATAAAAAAAGCATCAACATCTTATAATGGAAAGCTCACTAAAGAAGAAGGAGAGCAAATGCTGATTCAGGAGAAGGAAAAACTTCGTGAGCTGCAGGAAAAATTATATGCTGACGGAAGCCAGTCTTTGCTGGTGGTATTACAGGCTATGGATGCAGCAGGGAAAGACAGTATGATTGAGCATGTTTTCGGAGGAGTGAATCCTCAGGGATGTAATGTAACCAGTTTTAAAACACCCAGCTCGAAAGAATATTCTCATGATTTTTTATGGAGGCATTATCTGGCACTGCCACAGAAAGGAATGATCGGGATTTTCAACCGTTCTCATTATGAAAGTGTTTTGGTTTGTAAAGTACATCCTGAATATAATCTGAGTGAAAAGACATGGTCTTCCGTAAAAGATTTTGACAGCAAATTCTGGGAAAACAGGTATGAGAGCATCCGCAATTTTGAAAAGCACCTTTCACAGAATGGAACTACTATTGTGAAGATATTTTTACATGTTTCTAAGGATGAACAGAAACAAAGACTTCTGGACAGAATTGATGAACAGGAAAAAAACTGGAAATTCTCAGCCGGAGATCTTCCTGAAAGAGCGTTGTTTGGCCAATATATGGAAGCTTATGAGGAAGCCATCAATGAAACATCAAAAGATTATGCTCCATGGTATGTAATCCCGGCAGACAGTAAATGGTTTGCAAGAGTAGCAGCTATTCAGATTATTATTGATACCCTGGAGAAAATGAATCTCAAATATCCTACTCTTTCCGATAAGGACAGACAGGAATTACAGGAATCCAAAAGACAATTGGAAAGTGAATAA
- a CDS encoding RNA polymerase sigma factor, producing MDSREKEFAQLIKDNQGLIIKVSRLYTNSLEDEEDLFQEIVLQLWRSYDSFKGNSKISTWMYRVALNTAITLFRKKSKSLPTNELDINHRDFVEDDDEKQQQVSLLYTVIKTLPNVERAIVMMYLDDLPYKDIAENLGITEVNARVKMNRLKKTLKEQMEKYA from the coding sequence ATGGATTCCAGAGAAAAAGAATTTGCGCAGCTTATCAAAGATAATCAGGGACTGATTATTAAAGTATCGCGTTTGTATACCAATTCTCTGGAAGATGAAGAGGATCTTTTCCAGGAAATCGTGTTACAGCTCTGGAGAAGTTATGATTCTTTCAAAGGAAACTCTAAAATTTCCACATGGATGTACCGTGTAGCGCTCAATACAGCCATTACCCTCTTTAGAAAAAAAAGCAAAAGCCTTCCTACCAATGAGCTTGATATCAACCACAGAGATTTTGTGGAAGATGATGACGAAAAACAACAGCAGGTATCACTTTTGTATACGGTAATCAAGACTCTTCCTAATGTAGAAAGAGCCATTGTCATGATGTATCTTGACGATCTGCCTTACAAGGACATTGCAGAAAACCTCGGAATCACTGAAGTTAATGCACGTGTAAAAATGAACAGATTAAAGAAAACCCTTAAAGAACAGATGGAAAAATATGCCTGA
- a CDS encoding beta-carotene 15,15'-monooxygenase, with protein sequence MPEFDLDSFKKTWQEQPVQPKYDNKEILQMLNRKSRNYVKYIFWISVIEFLFFSVFGLFYFFQEEESESFRKMLTRLGAQEAPEVESNFGHAYLAIKILSLLITAYFVLKFYQNYRKIKIEENLKGLITRIIKFKRTVNAFILISIVLLLLFTFVLIAFILYILDSQNIQPTSSSLTIIIVGITVSTLLAISMIWVYYRLVYGTIIKKLDKNLKQLKEIDSQEN encoded by the coding sequence ATGCCTGAATTTGATTTAGATAGCTTTAAGAAAACATGGCAGGAACAACCTGTCCAGCCTAAATATGACAACAAGGAGATTCTTCAGATGTTGAATAGAAAATCACGTAATTATGTGAAGTATATTTTCTGGATCAGCGTTATTGAATTCCTGTTCTTTTCTGTATTTGGGTTGTTCTACTTTTTTCAGGAAGAAGAGTCGGAAAGTTTTCGTAAAATGCTGACAAGATTGGGTGCGCAGGAAGCTCCTGAAGTAGAAAGCAACTTCGGCCATGCCTATCTGGCTATAAAAATCTTAAGCTTGTTGATTACAGCTTATTTCGTCTTGAAATTCTATCAGAATTACCGGAAAATAAAGATCGAGGAAAATCTGAAAGGGCTTATCACACGAATCATCAAGTTCAAAAGAACGGTGAATGCCTTTATTCTGATCAGCATTGTATTGCTGCTGCTATTCACTTTTGTGCTGATCGCTTTTATATTATATATATTAGATTCCCAGAATATACAGCCTACCAGCTCCAGTCTCACCATCATTATTGTTGGAATTACTGTCAGCACACTACTGGCAATCTCTATGATCTGGGTTTATTACAGACTGGTATATGGTACTATTATTAAAAAGCTTGATAAAAATCTGAAGCAGCTTAAAGAGATAGATTCTCAGGAAAATTAA
- a CDS encoding AMP-binding protein, with the protein MPLSYVYGTSDVSLLGQTIGANLKSTVEKYPHQEALVCVHQNYRATYQEFYNQTTAVAKALLFLGAKAGDRIGIWSSNRYEWVLLQYATARIGTILVNINPAYRTHELTYVLNQSEVRFIFSSLSFKTSNYKEMVEYAKEVCPTLEHEIFFDENWEYFVNNGQEISDEVLHSFEEHVQFDDPVNIQYTSGTTGFPKGVTLSHHNILNNGYFIGIRLKYTEKDRVCIPVPFYHCFGMVIGNMCCTAHGACMVIPNDSFDPEITLKAVSDEKCTSLYGVPTMFIAELAVKDFDSYDFSSLRTGVMAGSVCPPEIMKKVESLMNIKEMSICYGMTETSPVSTQTLIGTPLEKQVSTVGTVQDHLEIKIIDENGRTLKRGEHGELCTRGYSVMLKYWNDPENTKKVLDDARWMHTGDMAVMDQDGYITISGRIKDLIIRGGENISPKEIEDFLYTYTNILDVQIIGVPSEKFGEEVMAWIKVRKGFTITAEELQEYCKGRIAHYKVPKYWKFVDEFPMTISGKIRKVEMREISMRELGLEHVKQG; encoded by the coding sequence ATGCCCTTATCTTATGTGTATGGAACTTCTGACGTTTCATTATTAGGACAGACCATCGGAGCCAATCTTAAAAGTACTGTCGAAAAATACCCTCACCAGGAAGCACTTGTCTGCGTTCATCAGAATTACAGAGCGACTTATCAGGAATTTTACAATCAGACCACAGCTGTTGCAAAAGCTTTATTGTTTTTAGGAGCAAAAGCAGGTGACAGAATCGGGATCTGGTCTTCCAACCGTTATGAGTGGGTACTTTTACAGTATGCCACTGCCAGGATAGGAACTATTTTAGTGAATATCAATCCGGCTTACAGAACTCATGAACTGACCTATGTACTCAATCAGTCCGAAGTTCGTTTTATTTTTTCTTCTTTAAGCTTTAAAACCAGCAATTATAAAGAAATGGTTGAATATGCAAAAGAAGTTTGTCCAACCCTGGAGCATGAAATATTCTTTGATGAAAACTGGGAATATTTTGTGAATAACGGCCAGGAAATTTCAGACGAAGTACTTCACAGTTTTGAAGAACATGTACAGTTTGACGATCCTGTTAATATCCAATATACTTCCGGAACAACCGGTTTCCCGAAAGGGGTTACTCTTTCTCATCATAACATTCTCAATAACGGTTATTTTATAGGGATCCGATTGAAATATACTGAGAAAGACCGCGTCTGCATTCCAGTGCCCTTCTACCACTGTTTTGGGATGGTTATCGGAAATATGTGCTGCACAGCTCACGGGGCCTGTATGGTAATTCCGAATGACAGCTTTGATCCGGAGATTACTTTAAAAGCTGTTTCAGACGAAAAATGCACTTCTTTGTATGGCGTGCCCACCATGTTTATTGCGGAACTGGCAGTAAAAGATTTTGACAGCTATGATTTTTCAAGTTTAAGGACAGGTGTTATGGCTGGTTCCGTATGCCCTCCGGAGATTATGAAAAAAGTGGAAAGCCTTATGAATATTAAAGAAATGAGCATCTGCTATGGGATGACGGAAACTTCACCAGTATCTACTCAGACTTTAATAGGAACACCGCTGGAAAAACAGGTCAGCACTGTAGGAACTGTTCAGGATCACCTTGAGATCAAAATCATTGATGAAAACGGAAGGACTTTAAAACGTGGAGAGCATGGTGAACTTTGTACCAGAGGATATTCTGTGATGCTGAAATACTGGAATGATCCTGAAAATACAAAGAAAGTACTGGATGATGCCCGCTGGATGCATACCGGAGATATGGCTGTAATGGACCAAGACGGTTATATTACTATTTCAGGAAGGATAAAAGACCTCATCATCCGTGGTGGAGAAAATATTTCGCCTAAAGAAATTGAAGACTTTTTATATACGTATACCAACATTCTGGATGTTCAGATCATTGGTGTTCCGAGTGAGAAATTCGGGGAAGAAGTAATGGCCTGGATAAAGGTGAGAAAAGGATTTACCATCACGGCAGAAGAACTTCAGGAATACTGCAAAGGAAGGATAGCCCATTATAAAGTTCCGAAATACTGGAAATTTGTAGATGAATTCCCAATGACCATTTCCGGAAAAATAAGAAAGGTGGAAATGAGGGAAATTTCAATGAGGGAGCTGGGACTGGAACACGTAAAGCAGGGCTAA
- the rpoN gene encoding RNA polymerase factor sigma-54: MLKQHLQLKLGQKLAPQQIQLMKLIQLHTLEFEEELERELEENPALEIAKEDSKEDDYSSLEDAYQDEGTDSIETDFDVNEYIYDDEPSYKTASSNYSPDDEEFDNESLLTEGQSLYDYLTEQIHLVNIGEEDLKIAEYLIGNLDTDGYLRREIKSIVDDLAFSQGIYTTKERVEDILENYVQKLDPPGVGARGLQECLLLQIEKKVSSDKAVSLAANILRHQFDALTNKHYNKIIQKYDIEEDDLKDALDEISKLSPKVGGNFDTQTITINQEIIPDFVIQVKDGQVIPMLNSKNAPTLRVSEEYKDILTTYSHDKNSSEHKQAALFIKQKLDAAKWYIDAINQRQNTLLQTITAIVKFQKDYFITGDEKSLKPMILKDVADITGFDISTISRVVKSKYADTPNGIVYLKDLFSDSLTNDDGEEVSTKEIKTHLQEVISKENKRKPLTDDALVVILKEQGYNIARRTIAKYREQLNIPVARLRKEL; the protein is encoded by the coding sequence ATGCTTAAACAACACTTACAACTCAAATTAGGACAGAAGCTGGCCCCTCAGCAGATTCAGTTGATGAAGCTTATTCAGCTTCATACTCTTGAATTTGAAGAGGAGTTGGAGAGGGAGTTGGAAGAAAACCCAGCTTTGGAAATTGCAAAAGAAGATTCTAAGGAAGATGACTATTCTTCCCTTGAAGACGCTTATCAGGATGAGGGTACAGACAGCATTGAGACAGATTTCGACGTCAACGAATATATCTATGACGATGAACCCAGCTATAAAACCGCATCCAGCAACTATTCTCCGGATGATGAAGAATTTGATAACGAGAGTCTTTTAACGGAAGGACAGTCCTTATATGATTATCTTACAGAACAGATTCACCTGGTGAATATCGGTGAGGAAGATCTTAAGATTGCAGAATACCTTATCGGAAATTTAGATACAGACGGATACCTGAGAAGAGAGATCAAATCAATTGTTGATGATCTTGCCTTCTCACAGGGAATCTATACCACTAAAGAAAGAGTGGAGGATATCCTTGAAAACTATGTGCAGAAGCTGGATCCGCCGGGAGTGGGAGCAAGAGGCCTTCAGGAGTGTCTTTTACTGCAGATCGAAAAGAAAGTAAGCTCTGATAAAGCTGTTTCTTTGGCTGCCAATATCTTAAGACATCAGTTTGATGCCTTAACCAATAAGCACTATAACAAGATCATTCAGAAATATGATATTGAAGAAGATGATCTGAAAGATGCGCTGGATGAAATCTCAAAATTATCTCCGAAGGTTGGAGGAAACTTTGATACCCAGACGATTACGATCAATCAGGAAATTATTCCGGATTTTGTAATTCAGGTGAAAGACGGACAGGTAATTCCTATGCTGAACAGCAAAAATGCGCCTACTTTAAGAGTGTCTGAAGAATATAAAGATATCCTGACAACCTATTCCCATGATAAAAACTCATCGGAACACAAACAGGCTGCTTTATTTATCAAGCAAAAACTGGATGCTGCAAAATGGTATATTGATGCGATTAATCAACGTCAAAATACCTTATTACAAACGATTACAGCGATTGTAAAGTTCCAGAAAGATTATTTCATTACAGGTGACGAAAAGTCCCTGAAACCAATGATCTTAAAAGATGTTGCTGATATTACAGGTTTTGATATCTCTACGATTTCAAGGGTGGTAAAAAGCAAATATGCAGATACACCGAACGGGATTGTATACCTTAAAGATCTGTTCTCAGACAGTTTAACCAATGACGATGGAGAAGAAGTTTCTACCAAAGAGATCAAAACCCATCTGCAGGAAGTGATCAGTAAAGAGAATAAAAGAAAGCCGCTTACAGATGATGCGTTGGTGGTGATCCTGAAAGAGCAGGGCTATAATATTGCCAGAAGAACGATTGCAAAATATCGTGAACAGCTCAATATTCCTGTCGCAAGATTAAGAAAAGAACTTTAA
- the asnS gene encoding asparagine--tRNA ligase yields MKKQTIKEILKDYKKVLHHDITVYGWVRSFRANRFIALNDGSTINNLQIVVDFENFDEAIIKNISTASSLKVVGEVVESQGAGQSVEIIAKKIIILGDNFTEELQSTILQPKKHSLEKLREQAHLRFRTNLFGAVFRVRHAVSFAVHSFFNQNQFFYINTPVITGADAEGAGEMFGVTNFDLNNMPKTEEGEIDFAQDFFGKKTNLTVSGQLEGETAAMGLGRIYTFGPTFRAENSNTTRHLAEFWMIEPEVAFNNLEDNIDLAEDFLKYVIQYVLDNCKDDLEFLDNRFTEEQKTKPEKERAKEGLIEKLQNVVAKRFKRVSYTEAIEILLNSKENKKGKFVYPVEKWGTDLQSEHERYLVEKHFESPVVLFDYPKEIKAFYMKLNDDNKTVAAMDVLFPGIGEIIGGSEREARLDVLKQKMADMHVDEHELWWYLDTRKFGSVPHAGFGLGLERLVLFVTGMTNIRDVIPFPRTPKSAEF; encoded by the coding sequence ATGAAAAAGCAAACGATCAAAGAAATCCTAAAGGATTACAAGAAAGTATTACATCATGACATTACTGTTTACGGATGGGTAAGATCCTTCCGTGCTAATCGCTTTATTGCGCTTAATGATGGTTCTACGATTAATAATTTGCAGATAGTTGTTGATTTCGAAAATTTTGATGAAGCAATCATCAAAAATATCAGTACGGCTTCTTCCCTGAAAGTGGTAGGAGAAGTGGTGGAAAGCCAGGGAGCAGGACAATCTGTGGAAATTATTGCTAAAAAGATCATTATTTTAGGAGATAACTTTACAGAAGAACTTCAGAGTACAATTCTTCAGCCTAAGAAACACAGTCTTGAGAAACTTCGTGAGCAGGCTCACTTAAGATTCAGAACAAACCTTTTCGGAGCGGTGTTCAGAGTGCGTCATGCAGTAAGTTTTGCTGTTCACTCATTCTTCAACCAGAATCAGTTTTTCTATATCAACACACCGGTAATTACAGGAGCAGATGCAGAAGGAGCAGGTGAAATGTTTGGGGTAACCAACTTTGATCTGAACAATATGCCGAAAACTGAAGAAGGTGAAATTGATTTTGCACAGGATTTCTTCGGTAAAAAAACAAACCTTACCGTTTCAGGACAGTTGGAAGGAGAAACTGCAGCTATGGGATTGGGAAGAATTTATACATTCGGACCTACTTTCCGTGCTGAAAATTCCAACACGACAAGACACCTTGCCGAGTTCTGGATGATTGAGCCGGAAGTGGCATTCAACAACCTTGAAGATAACATCGACCTTGCGGAAGATTTCTTAAAATATGTGATCCAGTATGTATTGGATAACTGCAAAGATGATCTTGAGTTCCTGGATAACCGTTTTACAGAAGAACAAAAGACAAAACCGGAAAAAGAAAGAGCAAAAGAAGGTCTTATCGAAAAACTTCAGAATGTGGTAGCGAAGCGTTTCAAGCGTGTAAGCTATACAGAAGCAATCGAAATTTTATTGAACTCTAAAGAAAATAAAAAAGGAAAATTTGTGTACCCTGTTGAAAAATGGGGAACAGACCTTCAGTCTGAGCATGAAAGATATCTTGTTGAAAAACACTTTGAAAGCCCGGTAGTATTATTTGACTATCCGAAAGAAATCAAAGCTTTCTATATGAAACTGAACGATGACAACAAAACCGTTGCTGCTATGGATGTTCTTTTCCCTGGTATCGGTGAAATCATCGGAGGATCTGAGAGAGAGGCAAGATTAGATGTCTTAAAACAGAAAATGGCAGATATGCACGTAGATGAGCATGAACTTTGGTGGTATCTTGATACCAGAAAATTCGGTTCTGTGCCGCATGCAGGCTTCGGTTTAGGATTGGAAAGATTGGTTCTTTTCGTAACAGGAATGACGAATATCAGAGACGTAATTCCTTTCCCTAGAACACCCAAAAGTGCTGAATTCTAG
- a CDS encoding helix-turn-helix domain-containing protein: protein MLLVIGNVFFHAQTNNAEKNIPEKRSYDKLEKEFYSHVGDVNSKSIAESYLKKAKSEKNTIQIAEGYVMLHFGETLPIALKYLDSLQQITRNSKENIYPARIYLLKGNLYFRNDNLQAALNNYILGLKYAKEKGNKRQIAMAHISIASLNNYIGKHAETAKVLRHYAYDTDYMNEDEQKSLKLNLADAYIEINKMDSAYTLIQEGLLDSRKNKNLYRYYQNLGLLGSYHLHLKNYQKAINALLECEKYFFTNTNDKRDQNYTLLYLGKSYAGLQEKEKAAGFFHRIDSLVLKTNYIYPELRDVYTYLIDHYKENNDIEKQLYYVDRFLKVDQVLYTQFRYISRELPRRYDTPELQQEKEDITNELTKRKSLFYIVLSLLLISHLLFINVYFKYKKSEKNYKKIAQDLIQSVNENRVGRKSDGEIKKEISSEPLLTENTEDKTSRTISEDIARNILHELEIFESKDQFLNKGITLGSLAKKIKTNSKYLSEIINTYKGKNFATYLNDLRIDYAISRLANDKKFRSYKIPFIAEELGYNNEQAFTLAFKKRTGTPLSIYLKEIENMSLD, encoded by the coding sequence AAAAAGAATTCTACAGCCATGTCGGGGATGTGAACAGTAAAAGCATTGCAGAAAGCTATCTTAAAAAAGCAAAATCTGAAAAAAATACGATTCAGATTGCTGAAGGATATGTTATGCTCCATTTTGGTGAAACTCTGCCCATTGCATTAAAATATCTTGACAGCTTACAACAGATCACCAGGAATTCCAAAGAAAATATATATCCGGCCAGAATTTATCTTTTAAAAGGGAATCTGTATTTCAGAAATGATAATCTTCAGGCTGCATTGAACAATTATATTTTAGGTCTGAAATATGCAAAAGAAAAAGGAAATAAAAGGCAGATTGCCATGGCACATATCAGTATTGCCTCCCTTAATAATTATATTGGTAAACACGCTGAGACAGCTAAAGTTTTAAGACATTATGCGTATGATACCGATTATATGAATGAAGATGAACAGAAATCTCTTAAGTTGAATCTGGCAGACGCCTATATAGAGATCAATAAAATGGATTCTGCTTATACATTGATACAGGAAGGCTTACTGGATTCCAGAAAAAATAAAAATCTTTACCGATATTACCAGAATCTTGGGCTGCTGGGATCTTACCATCTGCATTTGAAAAATTATCAGAAAGCAATTAACGCCTTATTGGAGTGCGAAAAATATTTCTTTACAAATACTAATGATAAAAGAGACCAGAATTACACTCTTTTATACCTGGGAAAATCCTATGCCGGACTTCAGGAAAAAGAAAAAGCAGCAGGCTTTTTCCACAGGATCGATTCTTTGGTTCTTAAAACGAATTATATTTATCCCGAGCTGAGAGATGTATATACTTACCTCATTGATCATTATAAAGAAAATAATGATATAGAAAAGCAGCTGTATTATGTGGACCGGTTTTTAAAGGTGGATCAGGTACTGTATACACAGTTCAGGTATATTTCCAGAGAGCTTCCCAGAAGATATGATACTCCGGAACTGCAGCAGGAGAAAGAGGATATTACCAATGAACTTACAAAAAGAAAAAGCCTCTTTTATATTGTGTTGAGCCTTTTGTTGATTTCGCATTTGCTGTTTATCAACGTTTATTTTAAATATAAAAAATCTGAAAAGAACTATAAAAAGATCGCTCAGGATCTTATTCAATCCGTTAATGAAAACAGGGTAGGGAGAAAAAGTGACGGGGAAATTAAAAAGGAAATTTCATCAGAACCTCTTCTCACAGAAAATACAGAAGATAAAACATCAAGAACTATTTCTGAAGATATTGCCAGGAATATTTTACATGAACTTGAGATATTTGAAAGCAAAGATCAGTTTTTGAATAAAGGAATCACGTTGGGAAGTCTGGCCAAAAAAATAAAAACAAACTCAAAATATCTGTCAGAAATTATCAATACTTACAAAGGGAAAAACTTTGCAACCTATCTCAATGATCTTCGTATTGATTATGCCATCAGCAGACTGGCCAATGACAAAAAATTCAGGTCTTATAAAATTCCTTTTATCGCCGAAGAATTAGGATATAATAATGAACAGGCTTTCACTTTAGCCTTCAAAAAAAGAACCGGAACACCACTTTCTATCTACCTGAAAGAAATTGAAAATATGTCTTTGGATTAA